GCACGCCCTGGACGAAGGCGATGGCGATCCCGAACAGCCCCAGCGACAGCCCGACCATCCCCGGCTCCCATCCGAACTGGGCGCGGGTGAAATAGGCCCAGATCGCCGGGTAGACGAAGAAGGCGAATTCATAGAGAAAAAACAAGGCCAGATAACGCTTTAGCCCCGGCAGCGCGCCGATGTGGCGAAAGGCGCCGAGGGGGTTGGCGCGGCGCCAGTCGAAGGGGCGGCGGATCTTGTCGGTGACGGTTTCGGGCAGCACGTACCAGCCCAGGATCAGGTTGAAGCTGGCCAGCACCGCGGCGGCATAGAACGGCGCGCGGGTGCCGAACTCCCCCAGAACCCCGCCGATCAGGGGGCCGACCACGAAGCCGATCCCGAAGGACGCGCCCACCAGCCCGAAATTCTTGGACTTGTCCTCGGGGCGCGAGATGTCGGCGATAAAGGCCGTCGCGGTCGATTGCGTGGCCGCGGCGATCCCGCCCACGATGCGCGCCGCCAGCAGCAGCCAGATCGACCCGGCAAACGCCATCACCACGTAGTCCGCGGCCATAACCGCCAAGGAAACCAACAGGATAGGGCGTCTTCCGAAACGATCCGAAAGGCTGCCGATGGTGGGACCGCAGAGGAATTGCATC
The Dinoroseobacter shibae DFL 12 = DSM 16493 genome window above contains:
- a CDS encoding TCR/Tet family MFS transporter, with the protein product MSTPKSNRLPFVFILITLIIDAMGIGLILPVLPDLIGELEGGTLGQAALWGGVLATSYAVMQFLCGPTIGSLSDRFGRRPILLVSLAVMAADYVVMAFAGSIWLLLAARIVGGIAAATQSTATAFIADISRPEDKSKNFGLVGASFGIGFVVGPLIGGVLGEFGTRAPFYAAAVLASFNLILGWYVLPETVTDKIRRPFDWRRANPLGAFRHIGALPGLKRYLALFFLYEFAFFVYPAIWAYFTRAQFGWEPGMVGLSLGLFGIAIAFVQGVLIRVVIPRLGETNAILYGFVFNFFAFIALGLVTSPTLALILTPMIALGAVVTPALQGCMSKIAGADQQGELQGLVSSFRSVAAILSPLVMTQIFFFSTDPARGIDMPGAPFFLSMCIMALCLAIFLPRRATPVTA